A genome region from Gadus macrocephalus chromosome 15, ASM3116895v1 includes the following:
- the itprip gene encoding inositol 1,4,5-trisphosphate receptor-interacting protein isoform X2, protein MCDCVFQDLLPRYMENATLPEQEEELLTRMRLHEEQMRTHEERLVREQSMLEEEERSRLESQPQQSEGSPDEAYVWYFWSAVSLVVFLAVEVSRVDLANVETWTIEDEEMYPGNGSIGARTLAIDKGLLRQFCDRCLHTLSHENWRVQEFVEGLADNLLESMRNVCNAETRMELGDFLGVGSMFESWKAHKPLTCDLIVPFTLPAPYSFQYHLWCSPASRVPPDLQGFAAIEVNNKNLGAGCVCESVVVGEDVLCLLHSKTTRLEEAEGSEEDGLLCSRDTSSLSKDQVMRWFQFSVSKAWGRIAHKYDFELAFHQLDTAGALKVRFRSGKVIVLNLIPAVQLDDTEAYFVSHFPSDTSSTPDTYWPMSLAVYERNLLKHFTRTLPQNPCHLHCLQILTFLHKKQTGLTGESALTDYHLKTVVLHLLVLRRQPSSWGGGFLDQRLRDALAFLQRSLTEKRLHHVLIGNRHLPGELGVPEVFRTAEPVNLFRVFVLQRALYVDTVRHLEEMLRNAPALLQEYTPHLLNGVVRSSLDN, encoded by the exons ctgtgtgtttcagGACCTGCTGCCAAGGTACATGG AGAACGCCACCCTGccagagcaggaagaggagctgCTGACCCGCATGCGCCTGCACGAGGAACAGATGCGCACTCATGAGGAGCGACTGGTTCGGGAACAGTCCatgctggaggaggaagagcggtcCAGGCTGGAGTCACAACCACAACAATCCGAGGGGAGCCCTGACGAAGCGTATGTCTGGTACTTCTGGAGTGCCGTCTCCCTGGTCGTTTTCCTCGCCGTTGAAGTCAGCCGGGTGGATCTCGCCAACGTGGAGACGTGGACCATCGAAGACGAGGAAATGTATCCAGGGAATGGATCTATTGGGGCCAGAACGCTCGCAATCGACAAGGGCCTGTTGAGGCAGTTTTGTGACCGATGCCTCCACACGTTATCCCATGAGAACTGGAGGGTCCAGGAGTTTGTAGAGGGTTTGGCAGACAACCTGCTTGAGTCCATGAGGAACGTCTGCAACGCGGAGACCCGCATGGAGTTGGGGGACTTCCTGGGAGTCGGCAGCATGTTCGAGTCCTGGAAGGCGCACAAGCCTCTTACGTGCGACCTTATCGTGCCATTCACCCTGCCGGCGCCATACTCCTTCCAGTACCACCTCTGGTGCAGCCCGGCTAGCCGCGTGCCCCCTGACCTGCAGGGCTTTGCCGCCATCGAGGTCAACAATAAGAATCTGGGCgccggttgtgtgtgtgagtctgtggtCGTCGGGGAGGACGTGCTCTGTCTCCTACACAGCAAGACCACCAGGTTAGAGGAAGCGGAGGGCAGCGAAGAAGACGGCCTGCTGTGCTCCAGGGACACCTCCTCCTTGTCCAAAGACCAGGTCATGAGGTGGTTCCAGTTCTCCGTGAGTAAAGCGTGGGGACGCATCGCTCACAAGTACGACTTTGAGCTGGCCTTCCACCAGCTGGACACCGCTGGCGCCCTGAAGGTCAGATTCCGCTCGGGGAAGGTCATCGTGCTGAACCTCATCCCCGCAGTCCAATTGGACGACACTGAGGCCTACTTCGTCTCGCACTTCCCGTCCGACACCAGCTCCACGCCTGACACCTACTGGCCCATGTCGCTGGCCGTCTACGAAAGGAACTTGCTCAAACATTTCACGAGAACCCTACCGCAAAACCCCTGTCATTTACACTGCCTGCAGATTCTCACTTTCCTCCATAAGAAGCAGACGGGACTGACCGGGGAGAGCGCTCTGACAGACTACCATCTCAAGACAGTCGTGTTGCACCTCTTGGTACTGAGAAGACAGCCGTCTAGTTGGGGTGGCGGGTTCCTCGACCAGCGGCTCAGGGACGCCCTGGCCTTCCTTCAGAGGAGCCTGACTGAGAAGAGGCTGCACCACGTCCTGATTGGCAACAGGCATCTGCCGGGGGAACTCGGAGTGCCAGAGGTGTTCAGAACTGCAGAGCCGGTCAATCTGTTTCGTGTGTTTGTGCTGCAGAGGGCGCTGTACGTGGACACGGTCAGGCATTTGGAAGAAATGCTGCGAAACGCACCGGCGTTGTTACAGGAATACACCCCGCACTTGTTGAATGGAGTGGTTCGTTCAAGTTTAGATAATTAG
- the itprip gene encoding inositol 1,4,5-trisphosphate receptor-interacting protein isoform X1 yields MSSAIARVCLVVAAAILNHPLFFSQENATLPEQEEELLTRMRLHEEQMRTHEERLVREQSMLEEEERSRLESQPQQSEGSPDEAYVWYFWSAVSLVVFLAVEVSRVDLANVETWTIEDEEMYPGNGSIGARTLAIDKGLLRQFCDRCLHTLSHENWRVQEFVEGLADNLLESMRNVCNAETRMELGDFLGVGSMFESWKAHKPLTCDLIVPFTLPAPYSFQYHLWCSPASRVPPDLQGFAAIEVNNKNLGAGCVCESVVVGEDVLCLLHSKTTRLEEAEGSEEDGLLCSRDTSSLSKDQVMRWFQFSVSKAWGRIAHKYDFELAFHQLDTAGALKVRFRSGKVIVLNLIPAVQLDDTEAYFVSHFPSDTSSTPDTYWPMSLAVYERNLLKHFTRTLPQNPCHLHCLQILTFLHKKQTGLTGESALTDYHLKTVVLHLLVLRRQPSSWGGGFLDQRLRDALAFLQRSLTEKRLHHVLIGNRHLPGELGVPEVFRTAEPVNLFRVFVLQRALYVDTVRHLEEMLRNAPALLQEYTPHLLNGVVRSSLDN; encoded by the coding sequence ATGTCGAGCGCCATCGCGCGGGTATGTCTGGTGGTGGCAGCAGCCATCTTGAACCACCCGCTGTTCTTTTCTCAAGAGAACGCCACCCTGccagagcaggaagaggagctgCTGACCCGCATGCGCCTGCACGAGGAACAGATGCGCACTCATGAGGAGCGACTGGTTCGGGAACAGTCCatgctggaggaggaagagcggtcCAGGCTGGAGTCACAACCACAACAATCCGAGGGGAGCCCTGACGAAGCGTATGTCTGGTACTTCTGGAGTGCCGTCTCCCTGGTCGTTTTCCTCGCCGTTGAAGTCAGCCGGGTGGATCTCGCCAACGTGGAGACGTGGACCATCGAAGACGAGGAAATGTATCCAGGGAATGGATCTATTGGGGCCAGAACGCTCGCAATCGACAAGGGCCTGTTGAGGCAGTTTTGTGACCGATGCCTCCACACGTTATCCCATGAGAACTGGAGGGTCCAGGAGTTTGTAGAGGGTTTGGCAGACAACCTGCTTGAGTCCATGAGGAACGTCTGCAACGCGGAGACCCGCATGGAGTTGGGGGACTTCCTGGGAGTCGGCAGCATGTTCGAGTCCTGGAAGGCGCACAAGCCTCTTACGTGCGACCTTATCGTGCCATTCACCCTGCCGGCGCCATACTCCTTCCAGTACCACCTCTGGTGCAGCCCGGCTAGCCGCGTGCCCCCTGACCTGCAGGGCTTTGCCGCCATCGAGGTCAACAATAAGAATCTGGGCgccggttgtgtgtgtgagtctgtggtCGTCGGGGAGGACGTGCTCTGTCTCCTACACAGCAAGACCACCAGGTTAGAGGAAGCGGAGGGCAGCGAAGAAGACGGCCTGCTGTGCTCCAGGGACACCTCCTCCTTGTCCAAAGACCAGGTCATGAGGTGGTTCCAGTTCTCCGTGAGTAAAGCGTGGGGACGCATCGCTCACAAGTACGACTTTGAGCTGGCCTTCCACCAGCTGGACACCGCTGGCGCCCTGAAGGTCAGATTCCGCTCGGGGAAGGTCATCGTGCTGAACCTCATCCCCGCAGTCCAATTGGACGACACTGAGGCCTACTTCGTCTCGCACTTCCCGTCCGACACCAGCTCCACGCCTGACACCTACTGGCCCATGTCGCTGGCCGTCTACGAAAGGAACTTGCTCAAACATTTCACGAGAACCCTACCGCAAAACCCCTGTCATTTACACTGCCTGCAGATTCTCACTTTCCTCCATAAGAAGCAGACGGGACTGACCGGGGAGAGCGCTCTGACAGACTACCATCTCAAGACAGTCGTGTTGCACCTCTTGGTACTGAGAAGACAGCCGTCTAGTTGGGGTGGCGGGTTCCTCGACCAGCGGCTCAGGGACGCCCTGGCCTTCCTTCAGAGGAGCCTGACTGAGAAGAGGCTGCACCACGTCCTGATTGGCAACAGGCATCTGCCGGGGGAACTCGGAGTGCCAGAGGTGTTCAGAACTGCAGAGCCGGTCAATCTGTTTCGTGTGTTTGTGCTGCAGAGGGCGCTGTACGTGGACACGGTCAGGCATTTGGAAGAAATGCTGCGAAACGCACCGGCGTTGTTACAGGAATACACCCCGCACTTGTTGAATGGAGTGGTTCGTTCAAGTTTAGATAATTAG
- the itprip gene encoding inositol 1,4,5-trisphosphate receptor-interacting protein isoform X3, producing MRLHEEQMRTHEERLVREQSMLEEEERSRLESQPQQSEGSPDEAYVWYFWSAVSLVVFLAVEVSRVDLANVETWTIEDEEMYPGNGSIGARTLAIDKGLLRQFCDRCLHTLSHENWRVQEFVEGLADNLLESMRNVCNAETRMELGDFLGVGSMFESWKAHKPLTCDLIVPFTLPAPYSFQYHLWCSPASRVPPDLQGFAAIEVNNKNLGAGCVCESVVVGEDVLCLLHSKTTRLEEAEGSEEDGLLCSRDTSSLSKDQVMRWFQFSVSKAWGRIAHKYDFELAFHQLDTAGALKVRFRSGKVIVLNLIPAVQLDDTEAYFVSHFPSDTSSTPDTYWPMSLAVYERNLLKHFTRTLPQNPCHLHCLQILTFLHKKQTGLTGESALTDYHLKTVVLHLLVLRRQPSSWGGGFLDQRLRDALAFLQRSLTEKRLHHVLIGNRHLPGELGVPEVFRTAEPVNLFRVFVLQRALYVDTVRHLEEMLRNAPALLQEYTPHLLNGVVRSSLDN from the coding sequence ATGCGCCTGCACGAGGAACAGATGCGCACTCATGAGGAGCGACTGGTTCGGGAACAGTCCatgctggaggaggaagagcggtcCAGGCTGGAGTCACAACCACAACAATCCGAGGGGAGCCCTGACGAAGCGTATGTCTGGTACTTCTGGAGTGCCGTCTCCCTGGTCGTTTTCCTCGCCGTTGAAGTCAGCCGGGTGGATCTCGCCAACGTGGAGACGTGGACCATCGAAGACGAGGAAATGTATCCAGGGAATGGATCTATTGGGGCCAGAACGCTCGCAATCGACAAGGGCCTGTTGAGGCAGTTTTGTGACCGATGCCTCCACACGTTATCCCATGAGAACTGGAGGGTCCAGGAGTTTGTAGAGGGTTTGGCAGACAACCTGCTTGAGTCCATGAGGAACGTCTGCAACGCGGAGACCCGCATGGAGTTGGGGGACTTCCTGGGAGTCGGCAGCATGTTCGAGTCCTGGAAGGCGCACAAGCCTCTTACGTGCGACCTTATCGTGCCATTCACCCTGCCGGCGCCATACTCCTTCCAGTACCACCTCTGGTGCAGCCCGGCTAGCCGCGTGCCCCCTGACCTGCAGGGCTTTGCCGCCATCGAGGTCAACAATAAGAATCTGGGCgccggttgtgtgtgtgagtctgtggtCGTCGGGGAGGACGTGCTCTGTCTCCTACACAGCAAGACCACCAGGTTAGAGGAAGCGGAGGGCAGCGAAGAAGACGGCCTGCTGTGCTCCAGGGACACCTCCTCCTTGTCCAAAGACCAGGTCATGAGGTGGTTCCAGTTCTCCGTGAGTAAAGCGTGGGGACGCATCGCTCACAAGTACGACTTTGAGCTGGCCTTCCACCAGCTGGACACCGCTGGCGCCCTGAAGGTCAGATTCCGCTCGGGGAAGGTCATCGTGCTGAACCTCATCCCCGCAGTCCAATTGGACGACACTGAGGCCTACTTCGTCTCGCACTTCCCGTCCGACACCAGCTCCACGCCTGACACCTACTGGCCCATGTCGCTGGCCGTCTACGAAAGGAACTTGCTCAAACATTTCACGAGAACCCTACCGCAAAACCCCTGTCATTTACACTGCCTGCAGATTCTCACTTTCCTCCATAAGAAGCAGACGGGACTGACCGGGGAGAGCGCTCTGACAGACTACCATCTCAAGACAGTCGTGTTGCACCTCTTGGTACTGAGAAGACAGCCGTCTAGTTGGGGTGGCGGGTTCCTCGACCAGCGGCTCAGGGACGCCCTGGCCTTCCTTCAGAGGAGCCTGACTGAGAAGAGGCTGCACCACGTCCTGATTGGCAACAGGCATCTGCCGGGGGAACTCGGAGTGCCAGAGGTGTTCAGAACTGCAGAGCCGGTCAATCTGTTTCGTGTGTTTGTGCTGCAGAGGGCGCTGTACGTGGACACGGTCAGGCATTTGGAAGAAATGCTGCGAAACGCACCGGCGTTGTTACAGGAATACACCCCGCACTTGTTGAATGGAGTGGTTCGTTCAAGTTTAGATAATTAG